The nucleotide sequence TCGTTAATCTTTGCTTCGAGAACGACAAGTTGCTCGTCTCGTAACTCGTACTTGGTCTTAAACTCGATTTCGAGCTTTCTTGCTCCCTCAGCTTTACCCAATCGTACGTTCTGTTCCCTTATTTGTTCTCCATCATTTCCCGAACGATTCTTCTCTATGAACTCTTTCATGTCGGGAATGACGAACTCTTCGCAGAATTGCAACAGCTGAGGAACTTGTTTTTTCAGAAGCTCTTCTCCTGACATTGTTCCTGCCACGTTTTTCATTGTACTGGGGCCACATCTTTCGGATTGCATTGCAAGCACATGTAGAATCCGCACAACCAATTCTTGTTCTTCAACACTGCTGTCGTCAAACGCACTCTGTATTACATTGTGCAAATATTGTTTCTGAGACTTGATCTCATTCAGGATGTTGGAGTTCACGTCGCTCTACGTCCTCTCGCTTGTAGGGCTTCGAATCATTTCCGTAAACCACCGCAAGAGCAAAATGACAAAATTCATGCGCCATAGTTCCTACAAGATCAGGTAGCTTCCTCTTAGCTCCAACGTAGATCCTTCCTTCTCGCGGAAAAGTCACGCCCCAGGCATTACTGCATTTGTCACCCATCACGCTCCCTAAGTTTTCACTTTGAAAATCGAAACTGACCTGTAACCACGACCTTGCGGCTGCAACCTGCAGAGAAGTGTCCACCATCGCAATTTTCTGCAATGCCTCGTAGGGTGCTTCAATTGCCTTTCTTTCAGGGCAACCGCAGTGTCTTATGCTTGATGAATTATTAACTAGGCGCGGAATATGCCCGCATTTGGGCGCAAAACATCCGAGTTGGTAACGATATTCGATATCTTGGAGGTGTTGCAGTTCCTCGATATCTTTGGTCTTTGGGAGATCTTTGGGGTCCCAGACTTGCTCCAATTGCTCTACTCCTTTCTCCTTGTTAGTTCTGCAGTTGTGATGCACTAGAAGGGCTTGTATTCTGGGTTGCCCCACCTCTGCCGCTTTACATATAGCTGATTTTTCAGTCTCTGGGTCCAGCCACTGCTTCAGATCTTTGTTCTCTTCCAGGCATCTTTCCACCGCACCAAGGTCTCCTTTGACGATAGCGTCTTGCATCGCTTTCCGAATTGCTTTCGTCTCTGGGGACTTCTCCATGTTGGTGCTAGACTGAGGAGATTCTCTTCCTTGCGCCGCTCCCCTCTCGATGTCTGACGGTTCCTGCAAACACATAGAAAAGGTCACATCGAGAGAATAAACGAT is from Ornithodoros turicata isolate Travis chromosome 8, ASM3712646v1, whole genome shotgun sequence and encodes:
- the LOC135366386 gene encoding uncharacterized protein LOC135366386 — protein: MKEPSDIERGAAQGRESPQSSTNMEKSPETKAIRKAMQDAIVKGDLGAVERCLEENKDLKQWLDPETEKSAICKAAEVGQPRIQALLVHHNCRTNKEKGVEQLEQVWDPKDLPKTKDIEELQHLQDIEYRYQLGCFAPKCGHIPRLVNNSSSIRHCGCPERKAIEAPYEALQKIAMVDTSLQVAAARSWLQAQMV